The sequence GGCCTCTTCATCTTTATCGATGGGGCGCAGGGCTGGTTTAGCCGGAGGCGGGGGCGACGGCGGGTTGTCGGCAGCTCCGGCCTTGGCGGTCTGGGGCACAGCAACTCGACCTTTCTGAATCAGTGCCCAGTAGAGAATGGGGCAGGCAATAAAGAGGCCCAGCAGCAGGGCAGTGGGGGCAGGCTCCTCACTGCCGTTGACCAGCACCCAACCGGTGAGGATGAAGGCGGGCAACATCATCACCAGCCACAGCAGCCACACGGGGGTACGCGTAATGCGGCTGACGCTACGCTGGAGCAGCACGTAAGTCAAAAGACCCAAAACCAGGAGCCAGAAAAACACCATTAAATTGCCATTGAAGTGTATCGATTGAACCCAGAGCGAACCGCCACCAACAGAGGCGCAGAATTTTACTCAGGCAGGGGGGCAAGTTCAGTTAGTATAGGCGTTTCATCGGGGTTTCTCACCCCTGGTCCTGCCCCCTCTGTCCCAACGTTATGACAGCAGCATCAGCTTCGGTTCCGTCGGCCCAGTCCCCCAGTGTTAAGCCGCCGCGATCGGTGTTCGACACCGTCTATGCCTTTGCGCCTAATCGCGACACCCAGGGAGCCACTGCCTATTTCATTGTAAACAACACCCCTGAGGGTCAGCCGGCTAACATTTTGATCGATGCCCCCCCTTGGGATGAGGGCACCCGCGATTGGCTTAACGATCGCGGCGGCGTGCGATCGCTGTTCATTACCCACCGAGGCGGATTGGGGCGTGCAGCCGCGATCCAGAAAGCCCTGGGTTGCGAGATAGTTATTCAAGAGCAAGAAGCATACCTGTTGCCCGATAGTCCTAAAACGGCCTTTCACCATACCTTTAGCTTTAGCCCTCAGATCGAGGCCTTTTGGACCCCCGGTCACTCCCCCGGTTCGTCGTGCCTGTACTACAGCGCCTACGGTGGGGTGCTTTTTACCGGACGGCACCTGCTGCCCAACCAGAGTGGCGAGCCAGAACCGCTGCGGCTGGCGAAAACCTTTCACTGGCCCCGCCAACTCCAGCAGGTCGAGAAGCTAAAAGCTCGATTTTCGGCCACGACCTTAGCCCACCTCTGCCCTGGTGCCAGTACCGGCTTTCTGCGAGGGCAGCGCACCATCGATCGGGCCTACGAGCGCTTGCAGCGGCTAGAGCTTGAGGCCTTCCGCGATCGTCAACCGCTGTTGTAGGGGTAAGACGACTTCTGGAAAACTTTCTGCCTAATGGTGGGCAGTGCCCATCCTACGGTGGCTACAGTCGCCGGATACAGCGGGGAGATTCTTTTCTAGAAATCTCCTAAGCGGAGGAATAGAGCGCTTATTCTGCCTCAGGTTTGAGGTCGGGGCTGTAGGCCGCCCAGGTTTGCTGTAGCCAGGGGTGAATGTCTCGCGGGTACAACAGCCAGGTGCGCTCGTAGGGTTGGCTAAGCGCCTGCACCAGGGGTGACAGCTCTTTGATATCGACGAAAGCATTGTCGCTGTACACACAAATGCCCTGATGATAGGTGGTATAGCCCCGGCTCCAGGTGCGCCGGAGGCCGCTGTAATGTTCGCCGCTGTAGCCCTGCGCCTCGAGATGGGCACGCACGGTGGCCAGTAAGGTTTCCTGCTGGTCTGCCGACAGCCGGGTGACTTCCAGGGTTTTGAGCAAGTCGCGGTCGAGGAAACGACGGCACAGGTCAGCCAGGAGTCGGTCGGGGCTGTGTCGCCATCGCTGGAGGTGGTAGGTAAACACAATGTCGTCACCGGCCAGGTAGGTGTCTAGGGCCAGGGGGCGATCGGGGGCCAGCAGCCAGGCGGTGACCGTGGGGTCGGCCTCAAGCTTGCCTACCAACAGGTCAGAACGCGCCCGCTCAAAGGCCCGCTCTAGCAGCCAGGTAACTGAAATATTTTTGGGATGGTTGTATACCTGGGCGTACATGAAATGGCGCACCACCAGGTAGTGCTCGATCGCAGACAACCCCTTGTGGGCCACCACCAGCCGCCCGCTGCCAGCCTCAAACCGCAGGGCCATCAGAATGCGATCGAGGTCGAGCTGGCCGTAGCTGGCCCCGGTAAAGTAGCTGTCGCGCAGTAGGTAGTCGAGGCGATCGCAGTCGAGCTGACTCGACACCAGTTGCCATACCAGGGCGATCGGGTGCTCGTGGGTATAAACCTGATCGACCGCCGCCGCCAGCCCCTCGGCCCGAGCCTCTAGGGCAGCGTGAATCTCTGGCAGCTCGGCGATGATCCGACGGGTCCAGTGCTCGTGCTCTAGGCCAAAGACTTCTTCAGCGGTATGGCTAAAGGGGCCGTGGCCAATGTCGTGGAGCAGCGCGGCCACCAGCACCGTAGCCCGGTGGGGAGCCAGGTCCGGGTAGCGCCGCTGGAGCTGGTCAAAGGCGCGACGGGCGATCGCCATCACCCCTAGAGAATGGGTAAAGCGCGAACTTTCGGCCCCATGAAACGTCAGGCTGGCCGGGCCGAGCTGACGAATGCGCCGCAGCCGCTGAAAGGATGGGGAGTCGATCAGCTGAATCAGCAGCGCCTCGTCGCGATCGCTGGCATGAAGGGTAATCGCGCCGTGGAGGGGATCGTGGTACGAGCGGCTAGACTTAAATTGCACTGGGTTAGAGACCCCTAGGGTGAGCGCTGAGTCGATCGGCACCAGGCTAAGACGCGCTGGCGACTACCGTGGCTTGGCTGAGCATTTCCAGGGCCGCCTTGTACTGGGGGTCAGCGTCGGTAGCCACGGTGTCGCGGTTGAGGGGTACGCTAGCCACCATGCGATCGGGGGTAATGCCCAGTTTATTGATGTCGTGGTGGGCCGGGGTCTCGTACTTAGCCACGGTGACCGCCAACCCCGCTCCATCGGACAAATCAAACAAAGACTGAATCAACCCCTTACCAAAGGTAGTGCTGCCCACCAGCGTGGCCCGACCATTATCTTGCAGCGCCCCAGCCAAGATTTCGCTGGCGCTGGCGGTGCCCTCATTGACCAGCACCACTAGAGGGGCATCGGTAATCGCCTGGCCAAAGGCCTCAAAGCTATCCAAAATACCCTGGCGGTTAACCGTGTAGACAATGGTGCCCTGGGGCAGCCACAGCCGAGCAATTTCGATCCCGGCTTGCAGCAGACCACCGGGGTTATTGCGCAAATCTAGCAAATACCCTTCGGCCCCTTGGTCGGCTAAGGTTTTAACGGCCTCAGCCAGCTTCTCCGCCGCGTTGCCATTAAACTGACTCAACCGCAGATAGCCCACCTGCTGCCCCGTGGGCGTTGTTTTTAAGGCCGCTACCACCGGGTTGAGGGTAATAACATCTCGGGTGAGCGAAACCAAGCGAGGGGTCTCCTCATCGGAGTGTCGCAACTGGAGAGTAACGGTGGTGCCCTGCTGGCCCCGCATGCGCGCCGCCGCTTCATCAAGGGTGAGTTCTGTGGTGGCAAAGCCGTCAATTTCAAGCACCACATCCTGGGGCTGAATGCCCGCCTGCTCTGCCGGAGACCCTTCAATGGGGGCAATTACCCGTAGCCAACCCGGCTGTTCATCCTTAGAAATTTGCAAGCCTACCCCGGTGAGTTCGCCAGCGGTGCTAGTTTGCAAACTGCGATACTGACTGGGCGGCAGCAGACGGGTGTAGGGATCGTCTAGCCCGGCCAGCATGTCTTGAATAGCGCTGTAGGTGTCGGCCCGACTCTCCAACGGCCGCTCTAACGCCCGTTGACGCGTAAACCACCAGTTTTGGTGATTAAAGCTGTCATCGACGTAAGCTCGATTCACGATTCGCCACACCTCGGCGATCAGATTTTGCTCTTCGGTTAGAGCCAGGGCAGGGCCTGCCGCCAGCCCCCCTACAACTAGCCCAAACAGGCACAAACAAAGAATACTTAGACGCAGCAGGGGTCTGATCATAGAGGCAAGGCAGGCAATAAATGGTAGACGTATCGTCCAGCGCTTCCGCTAGGGACCAAGACTTTGGCCAGAGGCACCACAGCTAGGCGTAACCTAACCCGGCATGACTTCAAGGATCAACGATAGTCCTAACCATGCGGTCGGCGCTTTACATTAGTTTATTGTGTTCAAATTTTTCCCCAATTGCGACCTCAGGCTAACGATAGCTATAGTCCCACCGCAACTGGGCTCGGCAGACAACCAACAGCGCTTGACAGACAAGCTATAGAAGAGCGGCTAACCACTTTCAGAAAGTGAGCTTTGGCCCTAGCCTTCATCAATGTAACAAAGTGTTGCAGAACCAAGGGTAATTTCTAAGATCCATCATGGAGCTGGCTTTTGGCCTGGGGTGAGCCTTTCGCCTCAATTGCCGATTCTTCAGGCAACAGTAGGCTCCTGAGGGCTTAGAATTTAAGGCAGGGAATTTAGCGTTGCCATTACGGCTATGTTACATTTTTCATTGACGGCAATTATAGATATATAGAGTTACCCGCTTCATGTTTACCAAGCAAGTTACTGACTCTAAGACCTTCCAGTGGTTTAACGAGCGGCTAGAGATTCAGGCCCTGGCCGACGATATTTCTAGCAAGTACGTGCCGCCCCACGTCAATATTTTCTATTGCCTGGGGGGCATCACCCTGACCTGCTTCCTGATCCAGTTCGCCACTGGGTTTGCCATGACCTTCTACTACAAGCCGACGGTCGCTGAAGCGTTCAGTTCTGTGCAGTACCTGATGACCGACGTCAACTTTGGCTGGTTGATTCGGTCCATCCACCGCTGGTCCGCCAGCATGATGGTGCTGATGATGATTCTCCACGTGTTTCGGGTGTACCTCACCGGTGGCTTCAAGAAGCCCCGGGAGCTGACCTGGGTAACCGGCGTGGTGCTGGCGGTGATCACCGTGACCTTTGGTGTGACCGGCTATTCTCTCCCCTGGGATCAGGTGGGTTACTGGGCTGTGAAAATTGTGTCCGGTGTTCCCGGTGCCATTCCGGTGGTGGGGTCTACTGTAGTTGAGCTCATGCGCGGCGGCGAAGCTGTTGGCCAGGCCACCCTGACCCGCTTCTACAGCCTGCATACCTTTGTTCTGCCTTGGGCGATCGCGGTATTCATGCTGCTGCACTTCCTGATGATCCGCAAGCAGGGTATCTCTGGCCCTCTCTAGGGGTTTCGATGTGATCGAGCCTGGTTAAAGGCTCCTAGGGCATGACGTTTGGTTTCGTCTAAACCAATTGCCCTAGACAAATGGTTTAGACTTTGGGCGTGGCCCAACCGGCTGTAACAGGAGAAGTTTTTCAATGGCGACCATCAAAAAACCGGATCTAAGCGATCCTAAGTTAAGAGAAATGCTCAAGCAGGGCATGGGCCACAACTACTACGGTGAGCCCGCTTGGCCTAACGATCTGCTCTATATCTTCCCCGTAGTAATTTTGGGCACTATTGCCTGCTGTGTGGCTCTAGCGGTGCTAGATCCGGCACTGGTGGGTGAACCCGCCGACCCGTTTGCCACGCCGCTGGAAATTTTGCCCGAGTGGTATCTGTATCCCACCTTCCAGATTTTGCGCATTGTGCCCAACAAACTGCTGGGTATTGGGGCCATGACCGCTATTCCTCTGGGGCTGATGCTGATTCCCTTTATTGAGAGCGTCAACAAGTTTCAAAACCCCTTCCGCCGTCCTGTAGCCACTACCCTGTTTCTGATTGGCACTGCGGCCACCCTTTGGTTAGGGATTGGAGCTACTTTCCCCATTCAAGAATCGCTCACTCTGGGCTTGTTCTAGAACCACCAACGTTAGTAGCCCTTCAAGACCTGCGTAGAACTGTATCGTTTTACGCAGGTCTTTTTGCTGGAAGTATACTCTTTCGCTAAGCTAAAACCACAGGGTTCTGGTAGGCGTTGATACAGGAGTAGGGAATGGTAAGGACGAAGACCAGGCAAGAACATTTGCAGGTAACCAGCCAGCTCGACGTAGTGGCCCAAGTACAGCGCTGGTTTCGAGAGACCTGTCGATCGCTAGAGGGAGATTCGGCCTGGGTCGGCAGTCACTGCGATCGCCTGGCACTGGCGCTCACCGAAGGCTTTACCAATGCAGTACGCCACGCCCATGCTCACCTGCCCCCTGAAACCGGCATTGATATTGACCTATCCCTGACGACCGACCACGTTGAAATTCGCATTTGGGATCATGGCGATCCCTTTAATCCAGAACTACTGCCCGAACCCCAGCCAGGAGAACTGCTAGACAGCGGCTACGGCTGGTTTTTGCTGCGCCGCCTAGCCGATAAGGTCACTTATCAGCGAGCCAAAGATGGTCGCAACTGTCTATCGATTGTGAAGTATGGCACATGCTGATCGAGGGGCAGGGGGCAACTGATTCGTCCCAGAGGGATGGGTGAGGGCCAGGCTAGTGTCTGGGATAGTAACTCAGTGGGGGCGGAGGCAACCAAGCAAAGTGATTTGTAGCCATGTGCTGCTGCCTTTGGTAGTACCGTTCTGCCACTGGCTAGGCATTCCCTAGGCTCTCATCATCTACGGCAAAAAGGGGTTGAATCCCCTACCGCCTAGGCAGCAGTGGGCACTCCGCCAAGCTGGCTGATTTGGGCTAAGAGTCGCGATCGCCGCGATCGCGCTTGCACAGCCAGTGATCTTGACCCCGCCCACGGGCGCTTAGTTCCCTGTGCCTAGTGCTCTGCTCAGTGGATGGCGATGTCTACTGGCGTTAGGGCTCGAGCCCCCCAACTACACCAACCCCTAGGGATACCCTACCCCAGCGGTACAATAGAGTTTTAGGGCCAGTCATCCACTGGTCCACGATGCGTGGAGAACATCTCCTGTGAACCAAAACAATTTCAACCAAATTCGGGTAAACATACCAGGCCTGGGCTGCTGGCTGATCGTGCTTGGGGTGATCTGGTTGCTTGGGGCCGCCGGTTTGGGCTGGCTGGTAAAATCGCTGGCTGTATTGGTGGTGCTGGTGCTGGTAGCTCCCGTTCTGGGGTTCATTGGTCTTAGGTTTTGGTTGCAGCGCAACCTGGTACAAGGCCCCTGCCCGGTATGCAATACCGGGCTAACGGGCCTGAAGGGAGGCGAGACGCGCTGCATCAACTGCGGCACGGTGCTGCAAACCGGCTCTGAGGGGTTTTCGCGGGTAACTGAAGCGGGCACTATTGATGTCAGCGCGGTAGAGATTACCGTGGAAGCTCAGCCGATTTTGCCCGAGGGTGACGACCTTCGCTAGCGGTTGCGATCAACCACTATGTCGAAGTGAGTCTGTGTTGTTAGGATTGTGTTGTTAGGATAGATCACAGAACGCTAAGTAAATCTGGAACGCATCGCTATGCCCGCCGCCATTCAAGTTGAGAAAACCAAACTCAAACAGCCGCCCCTCGAAATTCATACCATGGGCGATCGCGTACTGCGTCAGCCCGCCAAGCGGGTAGCCAAAGTCGACGACGAAATGCGGGCGCTGGTGCGGGAAATGCTGCAAACCATGTACAGTGCCGACGGCATTGGGCTAGCCGCTCCCCAGGTGGCGGTCAACAAACAGTTGCTGGTTGTCGATATCGACCCTGAGAATGCGGCCAACCAGCCCCTGGTGCTGATCAACCCCAAAATTATCAAAGTCTCTAAAGATTTGGCCACTGGGCAAGAGGGTTGTCTCAGCATTCCTGGGGTCTACCTTGACGTAGTTCGCCCAGCGGCGCTGGAAGTGACCTACAAAGATGAGAACGGTCGGCCCCAAAAACTTCAGGCCACCGATCTCCTAGCCCGCTGCATTCTCCACGAAATGGATCACTTGGCTGGGGTGCTATTTGTTGACCGGGTCGAGAACGCCCTGGCCCTCAACCAAGAGCTCAACAAGAACGGCTTCTACGCCAAAGATGTGCAGCCAGTGACGGCTTAGCAACATGTTATGCTGCCTCGGTAGGGCAGCAACCACCCCACTCGCCCTACCCAAACAGCATTTAGGAGAAAGCTCTGTGACCCCCAAAAGCGGCCTGTTATTAGGTGGTTCCTGCATTGCGGCGATCGCAGCGGTAGGTTCTGTCTTTGAACTCTCTTCGGGTAGCCCTGATTGGGGCACAGTACCCACGACGATCATTTTGGGCCTCTGCGTGCCGCTGGTCGGCATTTTGTTTTATGCCGCAGTCAAAGACGCCAAAGCCAACCAAGAGTAGCCGGGCGATCGCTTTATCAGCTTTATCAATGGCAAGTACTTAGTCAGACACCTGCCGGAGAGATCTACTCCAAACGGCGGGTATGGGGATCTCAGGGATTAAAAGCCGCGTCTACTCTAGAGGCCACACCTCCCTCACCCCCCCCGGCTTGAGTGGCCAGATCAACCAGCTACATTAGGAGAGCGCTATGGAGACCAACCCCAATTTCCCCGTGCTGACTCGGCGATCGCTGCTGGCAGCGGCGGCGGTAGGGTCTACAGTGGTGCTGCTGGGGCGTCCGGCCCAAGCCTACGACGTGATTCTCAACCCCGACGCGCCTCAGCTCGGGGATACGATCTCAGTGACGGCGATTCCGCGTACACCGGCTTCAAGCCAGCCCATCGTCACGGTTAACGACGGAACTGAATACCCCACGTTTCCCATTAGCAACAATCGGTTTCGTGCCCTGATTCCCACCAGCCCCCTTGATCCGCCGGGGCGTATGGTGATTCGGGTGATTGGCACCGGCGAAACCCGCAACCTGGCGGTGGGGCTAAAAAATCGCACCTTTCCGACCCAGCGCATTACCCTGTCGCCCAGCCGCAGCAACCTAGGCACCCAGCACGAGTTTGACCGGGTCGCCGCCTTTAAGAACCTGGTTACTCCCGGACGCCACTGGAACGGTACGATGCAGCGCCCCAACCCTGGCCGCACCACCACCCAGTACGGGGTACGCCGCTACTACAACGGTGTCTTTGCCCAAGACTATTACCACCGAGGGCTCGACTATGCTGCCCCTACAGGCTCTCCGGTGACATCGCCCGCAGCCGGGCGGATTGGGCTGGTGGGGCGGGTGGCCGACGGGTTTGAGCTGCACGGCAACACCATCGGCATTGACCACGGCCAGGGGGTACTCAGCATCATGCTGCACCTCAGCCGTATCGATGTGAATGAGGGCGATTTTGTCCAGGCGGGTCAGGTGATTGGGGCGGTCGGCAACACGGGAGCATCTTCCGGGCCGCACCTGCACTGGGGGCTGTACGTCCACGGCGTGTGTGTAGACCCTGCCCCGTGGATGGCCAGGGGGTTTGAGTAGCAATGCCCACCATTCCCCGATAAGCTTCAAGCAATTGGCTTTGGACTCCTGGCATGAACACCTACGCAATTTTGGCCCACACCCAGCGGCAGCGGGTGAGCGATGGGGAAACAGTGCCGCTGCTGGCAGGCTGTGAGCAAGCCGCTCAGGTTTTGGTACTGGTGTGGCCCCAGCTAGGCGACTTTGACAGTTTAGAGTACGCCTGGTGGCTCCAGCGAGAAGCTGAAACCCTGCACCAACAAAATATTGCCGTACGGGCGGTGGGCATCGGCGATCGCGCCTCGGGCCAAAAATTCTGCGCCTATACGGGCTTTGCCTCAGAGCATCTGTTGGTCGATGAAACCGCCGCCTTACACCGAGATCTAGGACTTTATCAGGGGTTAACCCTGAAGCCGCCTGGCCTCAATCCGGGGCAGGCCGCTTGGCTAAACCTGATGCTGATGTGCGCTGGCATGGCCAGCCCTGGCACCCTACGAGAGGTGCTGCGCGGCTATACGGGCGATCGCCGGGCTCCTCAGCTAATCGGCGACGATGAGGTGGTCAAAGCCGGGCCACTGCCGCCCCTGACGGGCAAAGCCTTTAACCTGGTTGGCGGTAGCGGGTTTCAACGGCCCATCGAACTAGCCACCCTGCGCCTGCGCAATATGACCGAGGTGCTGAGCCACTGGAGCACCTACGTGTCCAATGCCGCCTACCTGACCCAGCGAGGCGGTACATTCTTGTTTGATGGCGATGGGGATCTGCTGTACGAACACCGCGATCGCGGCATTCTTGGCTTTGCGGCCACCATGGCCAACCCGCTGGCGTTTTTAGCTGACCATGTGCCTGTCACAAACATCCTCTAGCCGGGGTCAGTGATGGCGTGGCTTGAGCCCTTAGAAACCCTGCTCGAAAACGTTGCCCTAGGCACCATGTTTTGCCTGGAGGCGGTTTCGGTGCTGTGCGTGGTGGTGGGGCTGCTCAAAA is a genomic window of Nodosilinea sp. E11 containing:
- a CDS encoding MBL fold metallo-hydrolase encodes the protein MTAASASVPSAQSPSVKPPRSVFDTVYAFAPNRDTQGATAYFIVNNTPEGQPANILIDAPPWDEGTRDWLNDRGGVRSLFITHRGGLGRAAAIQKALGCEIVIQEQEAYLLPDSPKTAFHHTFSFSPQIEAFWTPGHSPGSSCLYYSAYGGVLFTGRHLLPNQSGEPEPLRLAKTFHWPRQLQQVEKLKARFSATTLAHLCPGASTGFLRGQRTIDRAYERLQRLELEAFRDRQPLL
- a CDS encoding HD domain-containing protein — protein: MQFKSSRSYHDPLHGAITLHASDRDEALLIQLIDSPSFQRLRRIRQLGPASLTFHGAESSRFTHSLGVMAIARRAFDQLQRRYPDLAPHRATVLVAALLHDIGHGPFSHTAEEVFGLEHEHWTRRIIAELPEIHAALEARAEGLAAAVDQVYTHEHPIALVWQLVSSQLDCDRLDYLLRDSYFTGASYGQLDLDRILMALRFEAGSGRLVVAHKGLSAIEHYLVVRHFMYAQVYNHPKNISVTWLLERAFERARSDLLVGKLEADPTVTAWLLAPDRPLALDTYLAGDDIVFTYHLQRWRHSPDRLLADLCRRFLDRDLLKTLEVTRLSADQQETLLATVRAHLEAQGYSGEHYSGLRRTWSRGYTTYHQGICVYSDNAFVDIKELSPLVQALSQPYERTWLLYPRDIHPWLQQTWAAYSPDLKPEAE
- the ctpA gene encoding carboxyl-terminal processing protease CtpA → MIRPLLRLSILCLCLFGLVVGGLAAGPALALTEEQNLIAEVWRIVNRAYVDDSFNHQNWWFTRQRALERPLESRADTYSAIQDMLAGLDDPYTRLLPPSQYRSLQTSTAGELTGVGLQISKDEQPGWLRVIAPIEGSPAEQAGIQPQDVVLEIDGFATTELTLDEAAARMRGQQGTTVTLQLRHSDEETPRLVSLTRDVITLNPVVAALKTTPTGQQVGYLRLSQFNGNAAEKLAEAVKTLADQGAEGYLLDLRNNPGGLLQAGIEIARLWLPQGTIVYTVNRQGILDSFEAFGQAITDAPLVVLVNEGTASASEILAGALQDNGRATLVGSTTFGKGLIQSLFDLSDGAGLAVTVAKYETPAHHDINKLGITPDRMVASVPLNRDTVATDADPQYKAALEMLSQATVVASAS
- the petB gene encoding cytochrome b6; translated protein: MFTKQVTDSKTFQWFNERLEIQALADDISSKYVPPHVNIFYCLGGITLTCFLIQFATGFAMTFYYKPTVAEAFSSVQYLMTDVNFGWLIRSIHRWSASMMVLMMILHVFRVYLTGGFKKPRELTWVTGVVLAVITVTFGVTGYSLPWDQVGYWAVKIVSGVPGAIPVVGSTVVELMRGGEAVGQATLTRFYSLHTFVLPWAIAVFMLLHFLMIRKQGISGPL
- the petD gene encoding cytochrome b6-f complex subunit IV; translated protein: MATIKKPDLSDPKLREMLKQGMGHNYYGEPAWPNDLLYIFPVVILGTIACCVALAVLDPALVGEPADPFATPLEILPEWYLYPTFQILRIVPNKLLGIGAMTAIPLGLMLIPFIESVNKFQNPFRRPVATTLFLIGTAATLWLGIGATFPIQESLTLGLF
- a CDS encoding anti-sigma regulatory factor — its product is MVRTKTRQEHLQVTSQLDVVAQVQRWFRETCRSLEGDSAWVGSHCDRLALALTEGFTNAVRHAHAHLPPETGIDIDLSLTTDHVEIRIWDHGDPFNPELLPEPQPGELLDSGYGWFLLRRLADKVTYQRAKDGRNCLSIVKYGTC
- the def gene encoding peptide deformylase, giving the protein MPAAIQVEKTKLKQPPLEIHTMGDRVLRQPAKRVAKVDDEMRALVREMLQTMYSADGIGLAAPQVAVNKQLLVVDIDPENAANQPLVLINPKIIKVSKDLATGQEGCLSIPGVYLDVVRPAALEVTYKDENGRPQKLQATDLLARCILHEMDHLAGVLFVDRVENALALNQELNKNGFYAKDVQPVTA
- a CDS encoding M23 family metallopeptidase translates to METNPNFPVLTRRSLLAAAAVGSTVVLLGRPAQAYDVILNPDAPQLGDTISVTAIPRTPASSQPIVTVNDGTEYPTFPISNNRFRALIPTSPLDPPGRMVIRVIGTGETRNLAVGLKNRTFPTQRITLSPSRSNLGTQHEFDRVAAFKNLVTPGRHWNGTMQRPNPGRTTTQYGVRRYYNGVFAQDYYHRGLDYAAPTGSPVTSPAAGRIGLVGRVADGFELHGNTIGIDHGQGVLSIMLHLSRIDVNEGDFVQAGQVIGAVGNTGASSGPHLHWGLYVHGVCVDPAPWMARGFE
- a CDS encoding peroxiredoxin-like family protein; translated protein: MNTYAILAHTQRQRVSDGETVPLLAGCEQAAQVLVLVWPQLGDFDSLEYAWWLQREAETLHQQNIAVRAVGIGDRASGQKFCAYTGFASEHLLVDETAALHRDLGLYQGLTLKPPGLNPGQAAWLNLMLMCAGMASPGTLREVLRGYTGDRRAPQLIGDDEVVKAGPLPPLTGKAFNLVGGSGFQRPIELATLRLRNMTEVLSHWSTYVSNAAYLTQRGGTFLFDGDGDLLYEHRDRGILGFAATMANPLAFLADHVPVTNIL